The Streptomyces tendae genome has a window encoding:
- a CDS encoding type IV secretory system conjugative DNA transfer family protein: MRPDEHRGRTEGQGGIPDGLLVGVLAFLLGMTAMVWTATGLSGLFAHGRWPSGLSFAGTPLAMRHLIAEPHDVPGAWPDAPPEDLSGYGLFWGLLIGQLMILVVLTVFVLGTVARWRAVRARRRAEPAPAAPPPTPEPEPVHEVPAPTTPETTPPAPRQPATAVPEHPTPAAPVPAPAPEAPRPGREPAPEESGGPGLRHGPPATRHATAVQAVRDAEGPVLVLTSNPTLWYDTKDARAKLGPTHLYDPTHLCDTPARLHWSPVAGCEDKDTATARAAALLTPVRPTSRLDQAVSDTAELLLRSYLHAAAVDGRTVRHVHRWAQGLQVQDAVRVLRTSPKAASGSAGELEAALTAHPERRDVAQQLTARALAALSTVNVREACTPHRNDALALDSFIHEGGTLYVVGESIEDPRTGPGAMPLLTALASHVVEHGRRMAERSSSGRLDPPLTLVLDDVAAVAPLSQLPDLLATGADRGMPTLALLRSPEQARARWPHAELPV, encoded by the coding sequence GTGAGACCGGACGAGCACCGCGGGCGCACCGAGGGCCAGGGCGGCATCCCCGACGGGCTGCTGGTCGGGGTGCTCGCGTTCCTCCTCGGCATGACGGCGATGGTGTGGACGGCCACCGGCCTCTCCGGCCTCTTCGCCCACGGCCGCTGGCCGTCCGGCCTGTCCTTCGCCGGCACGCCCCTGGCCATGCGCCACCTGATCGCCGAACCGCACGACGTCCCCGGTGCCTGGCCGGACGCCCCGCCCGAGGACCTCTCCGGCTACGGCCTGTTCTGGGGCCTGCTCATCGGCCAGCTGATGATCCTGGTGGTCCTCACCGTCTTCGTCCTGGGCACCGTGGCCCGCTGGCGGGCCGTCCGCGCCCGCCGCCGCGCGGAACCGGCACCGGCAGCTCCGCCGCCCACGCCGGAACCGGAACCGGTGCACGAGGTCCCCGCCCCGACGACACCCGAGACCACCCCGCCCGCACCACGGCAACCCGCCACCGCCGTACCGGAACACCCCACTCCCGCGGCACCGGTACCTGCACCGGCACCGGAGGCGCCCCGTCCCGGCCGGGAGCCCGCCCCCGAGGAAAGCGGCGGCCCCGGCCTGCGCCACGGCCCCCCGGCCACCCGCCACGCCACCGCCGTCCAGGCCGTACGTGACGCAGAGGGCCCCGTCCTGGTGCTCACGTCCAACCCCACGCTCTGGTACGACACCAAGGACGCCCGGGCGAAGCTCGGCCCCACCCACCTCTACGACCCGACGCACCTGTGCGACACCCCGGCCCGCCTGCACTGGTCCCCCGTCGCCGGCTGCGAGGACAAGGACACCGCGACCGCCCGCGCGGCCGCCCTCCTCACGCCCGTCCGCCCCACCTCGCGGCTCGACCAGGCCGTCAGCGACACCGCGGAACTCCTGCTCCGCAGCTACCTGCACGCCGCCGCCGTCGACGGCCGCACCGTCCGTCACGTCCACCGCTGGGCGCAGGGCCTCCAGGTGCAGGACGCCGTGCGGGTGCTGCGCACCAGCCCCAAGGCGGCCTCCGGCTCCGCGGGCGAACTCGAGGCGGCGCTCACCGCCCACCCCGAACGCCGTGACGTCGCCCAGCAGCTGACCGCCCGTGCCCTGGCCGCCCTCTCCACGGTCAACGTCCGCGAAGCCTGCACCCCGCACCGAAATGATGCCCTCGCCTTGGATTCCTTCATCCACGAAGGGGGAACGCTTTACGTCGTGGGCGAATCCATCGAGGATCCGCGCACCGGACCGGGCGCCATGCCTCTGCTCACGGCGCTCGCCTCGCACGTGGTCGAGCACGGCCGGCGCATGGCCGAACGGTCATCCTCCGGTCGGCTCGACCCACCACTCACCCTCGTCCTCGACGACGTGGCGGCCGTGGCCCCTCTCTCCCAGCTGCCGGACCTGCTCGCCACCGGCGCCGACCGGGGCATGCCCACCCTGGCCCTGCTCCGCTCCCCCGAACAGGCCCGCGCCCGCTGGCCGCACGCCGAACTACCGGTCTGA
- a CDS encoding GNAT family N-acetyltransferase, protein MTYQVRSLHADEWPRAKALRLAALQDPVAAIAFMETYESAVARPDSFWRERAERSAEGASGAQQIIAQGPDGEWVGTVTVLIEKPGTTDWAGAPVERLQGHLVGVFMRPGHRGIGLTEVLFDAGLEWAWAQGAERVRLLVHADNARALRAYRKAGFAETGVTMTLGGAPDDLELELAVERPESDR, encoded by the coding sequence ATGACTTACCAGGTCCGTTCCCTGCACGCCGACGAGTGGCCCCGGGCCAAGGCCCTGCGGCTCGCCGCCCTCCAGGACCCCGTGGCGGCCATCGCGTTCATGGAGACCTACGAGTCCGCCGTGGCGCGGCCCGACTCCTTCTGGCGGGAGCGGGCCGAGCGGAGCGCTGAAGGGGCGTCCGGGGCGCAGCAGATCATTGCCCAGGGGCCCGACGGGGAGTGGGTCGGGACCGTGACCGTGCTGATCGAGAAGCCGGGGACCACGGACTGGGCGGGGGCGCCCGTCGAGCGGCTCCAGGGGCACCTGGTCGGGGTGTTCATGAGGCCCGGGCACCGGGGCATCGGGCTCACCGAGGTGCTCTTCGACGCCGGTCTGGAGTGGGCGTGGGCGCAGGGCGCCGAGCGGGTGCGGCTCCTCGTGCACGCGGACAACGCGCGGGCGCTGCGGGCCTACCGCAAGGCGGGTTTCGCCGAGACCGGGGTGACCATGACGCTGGGGGGCGCCCCGGACGACCTGGAACTGGAGCTGGCCGTGGAACGGCCGGAGTCAGACCGGTAG
- a CDS encoding MarR family winged helix-turn-helix transcriptional regulator — MGDTPGVEEPTLEEQIAAYQREFQDLDPQVEKIVNALSRLNRRMNVAYGRQTAELGITNADWEVLKALVLSGAPYRMGPSDLAKRLGLTPAAMTHRIDRMVTEGLVTRERDENNRVRVIVELTPAGREKWQEAMRMATVFEADLLQDLDQDERATLGEVLTRLLRRVEDAQPDAGGRLTDLD, encoded by the coding sequence ATGGGCGACACCCCCGGCGTGGAAGAGCCGACACTCGAAGAGCAGATCGCCGCCTACCAGCGCGAGTTCCAGGACCTCGACCCGCAGGTCGAGAAGATCGTCAACGCGCTGTCCCGGCTGAACCGCCGCATGAACGTCGCCTACGGCCGCCAGACCGCCGAGCTCGGCATCACCAACGCGGACTGGGAGGTCCTCAAGGCCCTCGTCCTGTCCGGCGCCCCCTACCGCATGGGCCCCAGTGACCTGGCCAAGCGCCTGGGTCTGACGCCGGCCGCCATGACCCACCGCATCGACCGCATGGTCACGGAAGGTCTGGTCACCCGGGAGCGGGACGAGAACAACCGGGTGCGCGTCATCGTGGAGCTCACCCCGGCCGGCCGGGAGAAGTGGCAGGAGGCCATGCGGATGGCCACCGTCTTCGAGGCGGACCTGCTGCAGGACCTCGACCAGGACGAGCGGGCGACCCTCGGCGAGGTACTCACCCGCCTCCTGCGGCGGGTGGAGGACGCCCAGCCGGACGCCGGCGGACGCCTCACCGACCTGGACTGA
- a CDS encoding MFS transporter: MGAAMRRIHVGNALSAFGLGFTVPYLYVYVAQVRGLGPVTAGLVLAVFAVAALIVLPLAGRAIVRRGPLPVLLAALVTAAIGALSLGLSGSAATVLLSAAALGAGQAVMQPALATMIVECSGPETRSRAFATQFFLQNLGLGVGGLIGGHLVDPGKAGSFTLLFSLEAAMFLLLVVVMATVRMPRSPRIDGAPAQSGGSSWKQLLGNRAMVQLCVLGFVLFFACYGQFESGLSAYGVEAAGISTSALGTALAANTLVIVVAQFAVLRFVERRKRSRVIASVGLIWAVAWAVAGYAGLGHGSQAMATAAFVSTYALFGLGEAMLSPTLAPLVADLAPTGMAGQYNSAFALVKQLALAVGPAVGGPLGASLHAPYIVVFLLFSLGITVLAVRLGRQLTEVQDHPSTARSRVVAQGGAEQAPARA, from the coding sequence ATGGGCGCAGCGATGCGCCGGATCCACGTGGGCAACGCACTCAGCGCTTTCGGGCTGGGCTTCACGGTCCCGTACCTGTATGTCTACGTCGCGCAGGTGCGCGGGCTGGGGCCGGTGACGGCGGGACTCGTCCTCGCCGTCTTCGCCGTGGCCGCGCTGATCGTGCTGCCACTTGCCGGGCGGGCCATCGTCCGGCGTGGCCCGCTTCCGGTGCTGCTCGCCGCCCTCGTCACCGCCGCGATCGGCGCGCTGAGCCTCGGTCTGTCGGGCAGCGCGGCGACCGTGCTGCTGTCGGCGGCGGCGCTCGGCGCCGGGCAGGCGGTCATGCAGCCGGCGCTCGCGACGATGATCGTGGAGTGCTCAGGCCCGGAGACCCGGTCGCGGGCGTTCGCCACGCAGTTCTTCCTGCAGAACCTCGGGCTCGGCGTCGGCGGTCTCATCGGTGGTCACCTGGTCGATCCGGGCAAAGCGGGCTCCTTCACCCTCCTCTTCTCCCTCGAAGCGGCGATGTTCCTGCTGCTCGTCGTGGTGATGGCGACGGTACGGATGCCGCGCTCGCCACGGATCGACGGCGCCCCTGCCCAGTCGGGCGGCAGCAGCTGGAAACAGTTGCTGGGCAACCGGGCGATGGTGCAGCTGTGCGTGCTGGGCTTCGTGCTGTTCTTCGCCTGCTACGGCCAGTTCGAATCGGGCCTGAGCGCCTACGGCGTCGAGGCCGCCGGAATCTCCACGTCCGCGCTGGGGACGGCGCTGGCGGCGAACACGCTGGTGATCGTCGTCGCGCAGTTCGCGGTGCTGCGCTTCGTGGAGCGGCGCAAGCGGTCGCGGGTGATCGCCTCGGTCGGTCTCATCTGGGCCGTGGCGTGGGCCGTGGCCGGGTACGCGGGCCTGGGGCACGGGAGCCAGGCGATGGCGACCGCCGCGTTCGTCTCGACGTACGCGCTCTTCGGGCTCGGCGAAGCCATGCTCTCGCCGACGCTGGCGCCGCTGGTCGCCGATCTCGCGCCGACCGGCATGGCCGGTCAGTACAACTCGGCCTTCGCCCTGGTGAAGCAGCTCGCGCTGGCCGTGGGACCGGCCGTGGGCGGGCCGCTGGGCGCCTCGCTGCACGCGCCGTACATCGTGGTCTTCCTGTTGTTCTCGCTGGGCATCACCGTGTTGGCCGTGCGGCTGGGGCGGCAGCTCACCGAGGTGCAGGACCATCCGTCGACGGCGCGCAGCCGGGTGGTGGCCCAGGGCGGTGCGGAGCAGGCACCGGCCCGCGCCTGA
- a CDS encoding ATP-binding SpoIIE family protein phosphatase — protein MNFTRWSARLPGTQRRAAARTEQTVSPDRRGEGSVPAARAEQLTDGEHPAPAVDELAVREVLDRVPYLVALVHGPEHRIAYVNDAYTAAFGVRPVGAPARGALPELDELGLLPLLDQVLRSGKPRTVKSRKAPDGRSYTFTCTPAGEGDGRGVLIFATDVTDHAEAAERLRASERRQRETAVTLQRSLLPQELEEPDDLRVAATYHPGGTEAAVGGDWYDVITLGGGRTALVIGDVMGRGVRAAAVMGQLRTAVRAYARLDLPPHEVLQLLDGLAMEIDANQIATCVYAIHDPNEGRLVYASAGHLPILVRDENGTVRRADEPTGPPLGTGGWMHSSGSVPLGPGSTAVLYTDGLVERRNEDLDEGIAALERALAGATGSPQVVCDRLVRSAGVTPDHDDDVAVLVLQHPARTGAESELFRNAALELLGGVEAAPRARAFASGVLTSWRFPAELHDLGVLATSELVANSLQHGTPPMRLRLRRTDRRLIIEVTDGDDHLPRRRRAEPGDEAGRGIAIVATIASTWGSRRTPGGGKAVWCEFLLPAPAGVAV, from the coding sequence GTGAACTTCACGCGCTGGAGCGCCCGGCTCCCCGGAACGCAGCGCCGCGCCGCAGCGCGGACCGAGCAGACGGTTTCCCCGGACCGGCGGGGAGAGGGCTCCGTGCCCGCGGCCCGCGCCGAACAGCTCACCGACGGGGAGCACCCCGCGCCCGCGGTGGACGAACTCGCGGTGCGCGAGGTCCTGGACCGCGTCCCCTACCTCGTCGCCCTCGTGCACGGCCCGGAGCACCGCATCGCCTACGTCAACGACGCTTACACGGCCGCCTTCGGCGTCCGCCCCGTCGGCGCGCCCGCCCGGGGAGCGCTCCCGGAACTCGACGAGCTGGGTCTGCTGCCCCTCCTCGACCAGGTCCTGCGCAGCGGCAAGCCCCGCACGGTGAAGTCCCGCAAGGCCCCCGACGGCCGCTCCTACACGTTCACCTGCACCCCGGCCGGCGAGGGCGACGGCCGCGGAGTGCTGATCTTCGCCACCGACGTCACCGACCACGCAGAGGCGGCCGAGCGGCTGCGCGCCAGCGAGCGCAGACAGCGCGAGACCGCCGTCACCCTCCAGCGTTCCCTCCTCCCGCAGGAACTCGAGGAGCCCGACGACCTGCGCGTCGCGGCCACCTACCACCCCGGCGGCACCGAGGCGGCCGTCGGCGGCGACTGGTACGACGTGATCACCCTCGGCGGCGGCCGCACCGCCCTGGTCATCGGCGACGTGATGGGCCGGGGTGTGCGGGCCGCCGCCGTCATGGGACAGCTGCGCACGGCCGTCCGGGCCTACGCGCGCCTCGACCTCCCGCCGCACGAGGTGCTCCAGCTGCTCGACGGCCTCGCCATGGAGATCGACGCCAACCAGATCGCCACCTGCGTGTACGCCATCCACGATCCCAACGAGGGACGCCTGGTGTACGCCTCCGCGGGCCACCTCCCCATCCTGGTCCGGGACGAGAACGGCACCGTGCGGCGCGCCGACGAACCGACCGGCCCCCCGCTCGGCACCGGCGGCTGGATGCACTCCTCGGGTTCCGTGCCGCTCGGCCCGGGCTCGACCGCCGTCCTCTACACCGACGGACTCGTCGAGCGCCGCAACGAGGACCTCGACGAGGGCATCGCCGCCCTGGAGCGCGCCCTGGCCGGAGCCACCGGCAGCCCTCAGGTCGTCTGCGACCGCCTGGTCCGCTCGGCCGGCGTCACCCCGGACCACGACGACGACGTCGCCGTCCTGGTCCTGCAGCATCCCGCGCGTACGGGAGCGGAGAGCGAGCTGTTCCGCAACGCCGCCCTCGAACTGCTCGGCGGGGTCGAGGCGGCACCCCGCGCGCGTGCCTTCGCGTCGGGCGTGCTGACCAGCTGGCGCTTCCCCGCGGAACTGCACGACCTGGGAGTACTGGCGACCAGCGAACTGGTCGCCAACTCCCTCCAGCACGGCACACCCCCGATGCGGCTGCGGCTGCGCCGCACCGACCGCCGCCTGATCATCGAGGTCACCGACGGCGACGACCACCTGCCGAGGCGCCGTCGCGCGGAGCCCGGCGACGAGGCCGGCCGGGGCATCGCCATCGTCGCGACGATCGCCTCCACCTGGGGGAGCAGACGCACACCGGGCGGCGGCAAGGCGGTCTGGTGCGAGTTCCTGCTGCCCGCGCCCGCCGGCGTCGCCGTGTGA
- a CDS encoding NAD(P)/FAD-dependent oxidoreductase — translation MVKERARILVVGGGYVGMYTALRLQRRLKRELARGEAEITVVTPDPYMTYQPFLPEAAAGAISPRHVVVPLRRVLDRCRVVIGEATAVDHAARTATVRTPATEEEGTDGQRIPYDELVLAPGSVARTLPIPGLAEHAIGFKTVEEAIGLRNHVLEQMDIASSTRDPAVRDAALTFVFVGGGYAGVEALGELEDMARYAARYYHNLRPEDMKWILVEASGRILPEVGEEMGRYTVTELRRRNIDVRLETRLESCADRVAVLSDGSRFPTRTVVWTAGVKPHPVLAATDLPLNERGRLRCTAELAVEGAAHAWAAGDAAAVPDVTAREKGRECAPNAQHALRQARVLGDNVVHALRGEPLETYAHKYAGSVASLGLHKGVAQVYGRKLKGYPAWLMHRTYHLSRVPTFNRKARVAAEWTLAGLFKREIVSLGSLEHPRAEFELAAGGKPSQDPPHNPKGSS, via the coding sequence ATGGTGAAGGAACGTGCGCGCATTCTCGTTGTCGGCGGCGGCTACGTCGGGATGTACACGGCCCTGCGCCTGCAACGAAGGCTGAAACGGGAGCTCGCGAGAGGCGAGGCCGAGATCACGGTCGTCACCCCCGATCCGTACATGACGTATCAGCCCTTCCTTCCCGAAGCGGCCGCCGGTGCCATTTCCCCTCGTCACGTCGTCGTACCGCTGCGTCGTGTCCTCGACCGGTGCCGCGTCGTCATCGGGGAGGCCACCGCCGTCGACCACGCCGCGCGCACGGCCACCGTGCGCACGCCGGCCACCGAGGAGGAAGGCACGGACGGGCAGCGGATCCCGTACGACGAACTGGTCCTCGCCCCCGGCTCCGTGGCGCGCACCCTGCCGATCCCGGGCCTCGCCGAGCACGCCATCGGCTTCAAGACCGTCGAGGAGGCCATCGGCCTGCGCAACCACGTGCTGGAGCAGATGGACATCGCCTCCTCCACACGCGACCCCGCCGTCCGGGACGCCGCGCTGACGTTCGTCTTCGTCGGCGGCGGTTACGCGGGTGTGGAGGCGCTCGGCGAACTGGAGGACATGGCCCGGTACGCCGCGCGGTACTACCACAACCTCCGCCCCGAGGACATGAAGTGGATCCTCGTGGAGGCGTCCGGCCGGATCCTGCCCGAGGTCGGCGAGGAGATGGGCCGCTACACGGTCACCGAACTGCGGCGGCGCAACATCGACGTCCGTCTGGAGACGCGCCTGGAGTCCTGCGCCGACCGGGTGGCCGTACTGAGCGACGGATCGCGTTTCCCGACGCGGACGGTCGTGTGGACGGCCGGGGTGAAGCCGCATCCGGTGCTGGCCGCCACCGACCTGCCGCTGAACGAACGGGGCCGGCTGCGCTGCACCGCCGAACTGGCCGTCGAGGGCGCGGCCCACGCCTGGGCCGCCGGGGACGCCGCCGCCGTGCCCGACGTGACCGCGCGGGAGAAGGGGCGGGAGTGCGCCCCCAACGCGCAGCACGCCCTCCGCCAGGCCCGGGTGCTCGGTGACAACGTCGTCCACGCCCTGCGCGGCGAACCGCTGGAGACGTACGCCCACAAGTACGCCGGTTCCGTCGCCTCCCTGGGGCTGCACAAGGGGGTCGCCCAGGTCTACGGGCGCAAGCTGAAGGGCTATCCCGCCTGGCTGATGCACCGGACCTATCACCTCAGCCGGGTGCCGACCTTCAACCGGAAGGCGCGCGTGGCCGCGGAGTGGACGCTCGCGGGGCTCTTCAAGCGGGAGATCGTCTCGCTCGGTTCACTCGAACACCCTCGGGCGGAGTTCGAACTGGCGGCCGGTGGAAAGCCTTCCCAGGACCCACCGCACAACCCGAAGGGGTCGTCCTGA
- a CDS encoding TetR/AcrR family transcriptional regulator, with the protein MHVQDSHWSSAVAAGATMSAASGGRPDGGRTTPLRVDAQRNLEHVLRAAREVFGELGYGAPMEDVARRARVGVGTVYRRFPSKDVLVRRIAEEETSRLTEQARAALGQEDEPWSALSRFLRTSVASGAGRLLPPQVLRVGVAEERGLPDHARLPQQRTQPAGELRLVPEKRAEDDAGAAELLDVVGQLVDRARAAGELRADVSVSDVLLVIATSAPSLPDAAQQAAASARLLDILLEGLRSRP; encoded by the coding sequence ATGCATGTTCAGGACTCTCATTGGTCGTCCGCTGTCGCCGCCGGCGCCACGATGAGCGCGGCCTCGGGCGGACGCCCGGACGGCGGACGCACCACACCGCTGCGCGTGGACGCGCAGCGGAACCTGGAGCACGTGCTGCGCGCCGCGCGTGAGGTCTTCGGCGAGCTGGGCTACGGCGCGCCCATGGAGGACGTGGCCCGCCGGGCCCGTGTCGGTGTGGGCACCGTGTACCGGCGGTTCCCGAGCAAGGACGTGCTGGTGCGGCGGATCGCCGAGGAGGAGACCTCCCGGCTGACCGAGCAGGCGCGTGCGGCGCTGGGCCAGGAGGACGAGCCGTGGTCGGCGCTGTCCCGCTTCCTGCGCACGTCGGTCGCCTCCGGCGCGGGGCGGCTGCTGCCGCCGCAGGTGCTGCGGGTCGGTGTGGCGGAGGAGCGGGGCCTGCCGGACCACGCGCGGCTGCCGCAGCAGCGGACGCAGCCGGCGGGGGAGCTGCGGCTGGTGCCGGAGAAGCGCGCGGAGGACGACGCGGGGGCTGCGGAGCTGCTCGACGTCGTCGGTCAACTGGTGGACCGGGCGCGGGCGGCGGGTGAGCTGCGGGCGGACGTGTCCGTGTCGGACGTGCTGCTCGTGATCGCCACGTCGGCGCCTTCGTTGCCGGATGCGGCGCAGCAGGCGGCGGCGTCGGCCCGGCTGCTGGACATCCTCCTGGAGGGGCTCCGCAGCCGGCCCTGA